GAGCGATCCGGTTCGAGCCGCGCCGCGTTCTGCCACGCTTCGACCGCGCGGCGCGATTGTTTTTGCGTAAGGTACACTTCGGCAATCGTGACATACATCCCCGCGGCTTCGGCGGAACGCTTGAGTTTTTCCAACATCCCGGCGATACTCGTCAGCGGCGCCGGATCGCTGGGCTGCCGCTGCGCGACCATTTGATACGCGCGCAGTGCGTCCTCCAGTTTGCCCGCCCCTTCGAGCGCGTGAGCCAGACTCAACCGCACCGTGATGTCGTCAGGAAACTCATTGAGCGCGCGCTGATACTCGGTCACGGCTTTTTGCCATTGACCGTCCCACGCGGCATTGTGTCCTTTTTTGATCGCGTCCTGAAAAATCGCCTTGTCGTTTGGCATGGTTTGCGAATGGCGGATGGCGATTGGCGAATGGCTAATCACGCATCACGCATCACGAATTACGAATTACGAATCGCGTTTCACTTTTTACTTTTAGCTTTCGGCTTTTTACTTGCCCCGCCCATCAACAACGCGAGAATCGCTTTTTGCGCGTGCATCCGGTTCTCAGCTTGATCGAACACGACCGAATGCGCGCCGTCCATCACTGCGTCGGTGATTTCGAGACCGCGATGCGCCGGCAAACAGTGCAGCACAATCGCGTGGGGCTTGGCGAGCGCGACCAGTTCTTCGTTGACCTGGAACGGCGGAAAAATTTTTGCGCGCTCCGCGGCTTCGGCTTCTTGCCCCATGCTCGCCCACACATCCGCGTACAACACGTCCGCGCCTTGCGCGGCTTGCCTAGGATCCTGGGTCAACGAAACTTTGCCGCCCAGCGCGCGCGCCTGGTTCACCGAGGCATCGTCGAGCGAGTACCCTTGCGGCGAGGCGCACACAAATTCCGCGCCCCCGAGCGCGCACGCAAACATCAGCGACCGCGCGACGTTGTTGCCGTCGCCAAAGAACACGACCTTCAACCCTTTGAGTGTGCCGAGATGCTCGACGATGGTGAGCGCGTCGGCGAGCGCCTGACACGGATGTTCCCAGTCGCTCAAGCCGTTGATGACCGGCACACTCGCAAACTGCGCCAGTTCGGTGACGTGCGCGTGCGCGAACACACGCGCCATGATTCCGTCCACATAGCGCGACAGGACGCGCGATACGTCCGCAATGCTTTCGCGTTGTCCCAAGCCGATTTCGTTCGGCGAGAGGTACAACGCTTGCCCGCCCAGGTGCAACATGCCCATATCGAACGAGACGCGCGTGCGAAGCGAAGGTTTTTGGAAAACCATCCCCAGCGTTTTGTTTTTGAGAATCGGTTTGTTGCCAGATTTGCGCCACTCGGCTTTGAGTTTTTTAGCCGTGGACAAGTACTGCGCCAGTTCCGCCGACGAGAGATCGGCAATCGCGAGAAAGTGTTTCATGAGTCTCCGTTTTACATCAGACGATTATTATTGATCATCAACGCGAACTGGCAACCCAGGAATTGCGCGGCGCGGCGACACATCAACATGCGGTTGAGAAAAATCTCAAAGTATTCCGACACCGCCGAAATCGTAGTGTCAATTTCCAGTTCGAGTGTGATCGTCTTGGCGTCGCGATCCACGCGCACAAACGAACGTTGCACCGCGTAATTGACGCGGTCGTGAATGTCGAACGTCTTGGGATCGGGATTTTGCACGCGGCTCACATGTACGTCCGCCTTGTCCGCGATGATGACTGCCGCTACAACAGGACTTGCCACCACACCAATCGGCTCTTCGTGATTGCCAATCGCGCCCATCACCAACGCGATTTCGTCGAATGGCATTTTCAAGCGCAGGAGAATTTCACGCGCCAGCAACGCGCCGGCAAGCGTGTGCCCATCGCGGTGAATCAAGTTGCCGGCGTCGTGCAACAACCCCGCCATCGCGGCGAGTTCGGCTTGACGCGGCGGATAGTCGAGGCGCGTGAGAATGTTCTGCGCGATGTGCGCGACCAATCCGGCGTGACGTTCGCCGTGCTCGGTGTACCCGAACGCGTTCATCATCGCGTTCGCCGCGCGCAGGTACGTGACGACTTCGTCGTCGCGGCGCAAATCATTGACGGTGATAGGCAGATCGGACATACGCAACCGTCACAGAGGAACGATGCGCCCTTTGATGGCGAAGGGCGTGATCTCCAAAATGCCAACCGTGCCACGACTGTTGGCGTTCGTGGGACGCGCGACGGAACCGGGATTGAACAACAACACGCCGCCGTGCATTTTGATGTACGGTTCGTGCGTGTGCCCAAAAATAATCGCGTCCACGTTGTCAAACTCGCGCAGCACTCCCGCATAGAGGTCTTGACGTTGCTTTTCGCGATTAAAGCGATAGACCATCCGCCGCACGAAACCGCCGTCGGTCAGCGCGCGATGTCCATGCACGAGACCGACCGCGCGTTCGGAAAACTCCAGGCGTTGTTTTTCTTGGAGATATTTTTTGACTTCGGGGCTATCCTGGTCGCCGGAAACCGCAAACGTCTGCGCGATCGGTTCGAGTTGCTGCAGCACCGTCAAATCGCACACGTCGCCCACGTGCAAAATGATGTCAATGCCGTTGAACAATTCGAGAATTCGCGGCGGCAACGCCGGAAGAATCGTTGGAATATGTGTGTCTGCCAAGACGCCGATTTTCATAGCGCACCCGATTAGAACCAGAGCGAGAATGCCATCACCAACATGGCGACGAGGATATACGACTGCACGTGCTGGACGTAGGCGCGTCCATCCCGGTCCATGCGATAACGAACTTGCCACAATAATTGCGCGATCAAACCTAACGCGACGATGCCCGCGCCGAGCGGCGTGTTGCTCCACACCAACATCAAGATCGCGCCGACCTGCAAAAGATTACTCCACCGCGTCCACTGCCCCTGCCCCAACGCCAGACCGATCATCGCGCGATAGACCAGAGTAAAGAGCAACGCCGCCGCCAGCGCCCAAAACGAAAACGACGCGAACGCGCTTTGCGCGATCAACCACGGAATCGCGACCTCGGTGATCGCGCGCAATCCCGCGCCGCGCGCCGAACCGAGACGTCCTTCGAGCAAGGCAAGCACCATCGCGACAACAGTGAGCGCGAACGGCGCGACGCCCAGCACCGCCGCGAGACTCAAACCGAGCACGCCGGCGAAAAACATCCCAATCGTTTCGGAGTCAATCAGGGGCCAAATCACGCGCCGCAGAAAATCAATCCGCCGTTTGATTTGCCAACGCAGACGCGCCCACCGTCCGCTCGGCGCATCATAGTCTTGCCAGGTTTGCGTGCGCGTCGAGGCGCGCGTCAACGCGGCGCGCAATTCGGAGCCGAACCACAACGCGCGCCACGCGCCGAGCAACGCATCGCACAGCAAGAATGACAAGATGAAAAAGAGCACGGATTGCCCTCGCCAACTCAACCCGCCAGACGCGATCGCGCCGCACAATGCCGCCCACGCGGGACCGAGAATCGTCAACGGGCGAGTGGGTCGAAAGTCGAGAGCCATCCACCGCCCGGCAACGGGGCGGGTGGAAAACGATTCGTCCATACAAACTCATAATAACACAAGGAAAAGAAATTTACAAACGGAGCGCATGTCGCGCGCAAAAAAATCCCCTCGCGCTTGTCGCACGAGGGGAAAACACGTTCAGCGATAGTACCACGGGTACGGTGATCGCCATGTCGAACGTGGGTACCAATTCGGCTGTGTCGGTACACCAGGATTGTTCCAATTCGTCTGCGGAGAAATAGTTGGGCTTGTTGGAACCAAATTCGTGGTTGGCGCACTTGGAGTTTTCGGGCGAGTGCGCTCATCATCTTCACGCTTGCGCTCGTCCTTGGTTTCGTGCGGACCCGCGCCATCGGGAGATTTGTTGCCATGACACACACTACATTTTTTCAGCGTGCCGGCTTCACCTTGCAACGCGATGTTTTGAATATTGTCATTCGGTTGAATCGTCGGCAAGATCGCATGCGGACTGCCATGGCACGCTTCGCAGTACATGCCGCCGTGTCCTTTTGAGTTGCGATAGAGCGTGTTCGGATTCTCCGCGAATTTGCTGCCATGACACGTTTCGCAACGCGGCAGATCAATCCACGGACGCCGCGTCGGACTCGCCACCTGCATCATTCCGCCATGGCACTTGACGCACGTTACGCCTTCTTTGTACATCACATCGCGCAAACACTGGGTCTGCTTGCCGGGGTGACACAAGTAGCAATCCTGGGTCGCGCTTGCGTGTTGGTTGTGCATCGCACGCGAGAGATTGGGCAGCGCGGGATTGCCGGGCATACCGAGCGCGTTCGAGCCGTGACACTTGGCGCAGAGCACCGGACGTTGCGACATCAAATTCGTGCGCTCGTTCAAATCGTGCAACGCGAGAATGTTCGTCTCGACGTTTCCGGTCGCAACTCCTTTCAGCCGGCGATCACCATGACATGTGTCGCAACTCATCTCGGTCGAAACCGGCGCGACCGTCGTCGTTTCCGCAAGCACGCGTCCGGTCGCGTTGTCCTTCGCGACCATCTTGACTTGTTGGTACGGGTACCAGTACTGCGGCGTGAACGCGGGTGCGCTATCGCGATACGGCGTCACCGGCACACCTTCGATCACAAAGTGATCGCCGCTCGGCGCCATCACGCCGGAGAGCCGCGCGCCGGTAAGCCCAACTTCGGGTTGCGATGCCGAAGGACTGCCGGGAAATAATTGTGCGGCGTATTGCCAAAAGTTACTTTTGCACCGTCCGTTCTTGCACGCAGAAAACGTATTGTCCACGATGCTGTACTCGACGCGATAGCCGGTCGTCACGATTTGCGGCTTGGTGTCTTGACGAATCAATTGCGCCCACAAGGTGTTGAATGGCGGCAACACCGCGAGGTTGGCAAAGTTCTCGTTTAAGCAGTGCATACCGAGATCGTTCCAACCGATCAGTTTGAATACGCCATTCGCGATTTGCGCGGGCGCGCCCGCCGCGCGCGACGCATCTGCCGCGCGCGCTTGTTCCGGCTCGGGCGCGATGAACACACACCGCGCGCGTTCAACTTCTGGCGCAAGCACTGCGACCGATGTCGGTGCGAACACAAACCAGACCGCGCCCACGATCAGCGCGACCGACACGAGAGCCATCGCGAATGCGCGCGAGTGCAATCTGCGCTTGGGAATTTTTTCCATTCTGCCTCCCTGGAACGTGTAGAACAAGTTTCTAACTTGTCCCGTTTTGTATGTACAGCAGACCCATGAGACAAGTTAGAAACTTGCCTTACGAATCTCCGCGCGAATGGTTGCATCCACTACGCTCGAATATTAAGGGAATATGAGAGAGCCAAGATTAAATCGGTCTCAAACCCACCTTAAATTTGTGTTAAACAAAAACCAACTTGACCGGCGTATTCGGATTGAGTAGAATGAACGCGATGAAAATCTTCCCACTTGCGCTTGTGCTCACGTCGCTGCTCGTCGCGTGTGCGAATGCAACTCCATCGCCTACGCCGTTCACCGCGCCGACGAACACACTCGCGATTCCCAGCGCGACGCCGCTGGCTACTATCGCGCCGCGCGCGTTCACCGCGTACCAACAATTCGCGTTGCGCGATGTGCCCGGCGCAGGTCGTCATCCCGTCGCGTTGGCAATGGCGAATGGGACGCTCTACGCGCTCAACTGGGTTAGCCGCAACATCGCCGTTTTGCAAAATGATCGCGTCGCGCGATTTATTCCGCTCGACGCCGCACCGAACGCGTTCGTCGCCGACCCCGCGCAAAATCGTTTGTTCATCGCAACCGACGACAAAATGCTGCGCGTGTTCGTCAACGAGCAACCGACCCAGGCACTAAACATCGGGGATACGGCGCGCGCGTTGTTGCTTATAGAAAATCGCTTGTTCGTTGGGTTGGATGCGCGCGGCGAGATTCTCGTCCTCGACCCCGCGACACTCAAAATCGAAACGCGGCTCACCGTTCCAAACTCGTTTACGATCATCCGTCTTGCCGGCGATGCGACGCGCCATCGCGTTTTCGCGAACGCGTACGAAAAAACCGCGGTGATAGACTCGACCAACGTGCGCGTTATCTCGACCATCACCGCCAAAGGCAGTTATCAAACTCTGCTCGCGGATCCGCCGAACGATCAGGCGCTCATTGGTATTTACGATTCGCAAACACAAACGTCGTTTCTGACCGCGTTCGATCCGCAGACCGGCAAATCGTCCGCGCGCGTGCGGCTCGGCGGCGACCCGCGCGAGGCAATTGCGAATCGCGATGGCTCGCGCGTCTACGTCGCCAATTCGTTCACGAACGACGTGAGCGTCATTGATCCGCGCGCCATGTCCAACCTCGCGACGATTGCGGTCGGACTACAACCCTGGTCGCTCGCGCTCGACGAAAACGCGCGTCGGCTTTACGTCGGCAACTATGAGAGCGACAGCATCAGCGTTATCAACACCGATAATAACCAGGTGCTTGCGACGATTCCGCTCGCGATGATGCCGACCGCGCTCGCGGCAAATGAAAGCGCGGGACGCGTTTATCTCGCGAACGCGTCCACCGATTCGGTGTTCGTCATTGAAGTTTCGCGCGTCGCACGTGAAATCGCCGTCGGGCGACATCCCAGCGCGCTCGTGCGCGACGCATCATCGAATCGCATCCTCGTCGCGAACCAAGCCGACCGTACGCTTTCGATCATTGACGAGACGACCTTCGCCGTGCGCGCGACCCAGCCCATCACGCGGTACGTCACGAGCGTCGAAGTGGACGCGCCGCGCGGGCGCGTGTTCGTCAACGATGTGATTCTCGATTACAATTCGCTATCACCCGTCGGCGCGTTGACGGCGCGCGGGTTTACGCTCAATTCGATCATCACGCCAACCGGTGTGCGCGTGAATCCAAATACAGGACACATTTACGCCACCGGCAGCAACGGTGTGCCTGGTTCAAATTCGCGCGTCGTCACGTACAGCATGGACCGCGCGACGCTCGCGCAACGCGGCACGCTGAGTTATTCCGGCAACACCGCGTTTCTCGACCTGGATCCTCTGACAAATCGCGTGTTTCTCGCCGGCACGCATCCGCTCGCGCAAACACACGAACTCGGAGTGTACGACATCAACGATACGAAAATCTTTTCGTTGCCGTTGCCCGCGCGCACAACCGGCATGGTATTCAACCCGCAAACGCGTCATCTCTTTCTCGCGCACGCCGGTTCGACAACCTTCACTTCCACGCGCCAACCGACCGCGGATAACACGATCCAGGTGCTCGACACCGATTCGTTCGGCGAGGTTGCGCGCATCGCGCTCGATGCGCCGGGCATGATGACGCGTCTCGGCAACACGATTTACGTCGCGACGAATCAAGGCACGGTCGCGCTGATTCAAGACACACACGCGCCGATGCCGCCTTCGCCCACACCGACGTTCACCTCCACACCGTACCCAACGCTCCCGCCGCTCACGCCGCGCGCATTAGCGACGCCCAGCATCACGCGCGCACCGGCTGTCACCACGCCCACCTGCGCGCTCGCGCTTGGCACTATCGCGTCGCAGAAATGGTCGCCGCAACTTGCGACCCGGCTCGGCTGCGCGACCGAACTCGAACGCGCGACGAATTTTGCGACCCAGGTTTTCGAACAAGGCGCGATGCTGTGGCGCGAAGATGAAAAACGCATCTATGTTTTGTTCGCGGATAAAACCTGGGCGCAGTTCGACGATGCCTGGAACGCGACGCTCCCGGAAGATTCGTGTCCCAATATCGTCGCGCCAGCGAGCGGCAAGCCCAAGCGCGGTTTCGGAAAAGTGTGGTGCGAGAAAACGAACGCACGCGCGAAACTCGGACTCGCGATCAGCGCCGAGATTGGGTATGCCGTACCGGCGCAACGATTCGAACGCGGTGTCATCTTTGCAAGCAATCCAGCCAATCGCGTTTGGGTTTTGTACGCGAATGGAACCTGGGAATAGAATCGAATGCAAATTGTGGGGCAATTTTCAAAATTGCCTGTTGCAGATATTCTCTAGAGGAGTGTCATGGCGATTCAAGCTGTCATTTTCGATTTAGGTGGAGTGATCTTACGAACCGAGGACCAAACCGCGCGACGCAAGTGGGAAGCGCGGCTCGGTTTGCGGGAAGGCGAACTCGAGCGCGCGGTGTTTGGGTGCGATGCATCTGTCCGCGCCTCCATCGGCAAGGCAGATGACGATGACGTGTGGAATTCGGTCGCCGCGCGGTTTGGATTCAAAGACGGCGACGCGAAACAGTTCCGTCACGATTTCTTCGCGGGCGATCACATAGATGTGACACTCGTGCAATTCATCCGCGATTTGCGTCCGCAGTACAAAACCGGCATTCTCAGCAACGCCTGGCTCAGTGCGCGGCGCACCATCATGGAACGCTTTGGGCTTGACCAGGTCGTAGATACCATCGTGATTTCGGCGGAGGAAGGCATCGCCAAACCGGACGCGCGCATTTATCAACTTGCCGCACAACGGCTAAGCGTCGCGCCGACCGACGCGATTTTTGTTGACGATATGCCGGAGAACGCGGAAGGCGCGCGGCGCGTGGGAATGCGCGGTGTGCAATTCAAAAATACCGCGCAAGCCATCTCAGAGGTAAAGCAGTACCTGGGCGAATGAAATGAAACGCGTCAACGTGATCGGCACGAGTGGTTCGGGCAAGACGACCTTCGCGCGCGACCTCGCGCGACAGCTCGGCTGTCCGCACATCGAACTCGACGCGCTACACTGGGAGCCGAACTGGGTCGAGGCATCGCGCGAAGTGTTTCGCGCGCGCGTCGAATTGGCGACGCGCGGCGAGACGTGGACGCTCGACGGCAACTATAGCAAGGCGCGTGATATCGTGTGGGGGCGCGCCGACACGGTCGTCTGGCTCGATTACACGCTATCAGTCGTCTTGTGGCGCGTGTGGTGGCGGACGATCCACCGCGGAATCAAACGCGAAGAATTGTGGAACGGCAATCGCGAAAATCTACGTATGGCATTTCTCAGCCGCGATTCGATTTTGCTGTGGTCGCTCACGACGTACCATCGCCGCCGCAAAGAATATCCCGCACTCTTCGCGCGACCTGAGCACGCGCATTTGACGATTGTGCGATTACCGTCACCGCGCGAGGCGATGGCGTGGATGGCGCGCGTGAAACGTGAAACGTAAAACGAGAGGAGCCGATTGATAAAATCACTTTGGAGCACCGCGCGGCTCATCATGTTTGCGCGCGTCTATTTTGTTTTTCTTTTCGGTTGGGCGATCCTGCACGCGATTTTTGGAGATCGCTGGTCGTGGTTGTTCTTACTCAACTCGTTCGCGCCGTATCTGTTCGCGCCGGCGCCGCTTGTGTTTGTTATCGCACTTACTGTGCGGCAACGTCACGTGTGGATTGGATTCGGCGCGGCAGTCACACTTGCCATGTGGATGTTCGGCGGATTTTTTCTGCCCAAACTAACTCCTTCGAACTCAAATGGTGCGACACTCGACATGATGACGTACAACATGCTCTACGTGAGCGAGAATACCAGCTCAGTGACTACGATCATTCGCAATGCAAACCCCGATGTTGTCGCAATCCAGGAACTTACTCCGCCTGCCGCGGAGGCGATACGACGCGATTTAGGAAACGCGTATCCATTTCAAATTCTTGACTTGCAAGACGGCAAAAGCGGGATGGGCGTAATCAGTCGTTATCCTCTGCATGATACGGGCGAGTCGCTCCCTGGCGAATGGAGTAATGCTCCACAGGTTCTAACCTTGGAGTGGAACGGAACAAACGTGACGCTTCTCCACATTCATGCCATCTCGCCGAATTTTTTACCGAACAAAATGTGGGCGACGATTCGCGAACGCGAACGACAAGCAAGGACAATCGTTGAATTCAAGGATGTCCGACCGGTTCCCATCGTCGTCCTGGGTGATTTCAATGCCGGCGAGCAAAGTGAAGCATATCACATCCTCTCACAAGGGTTGACGGATTCGTGGCGAGAAGCCGGCTGGGGATTGGGTCATACGTTTCCGGGAATTCTGATTGATTCTTTGCCGCGAGCAATTCACGATGGATTGGCTGTTGCCGGTTGGGAATCGCCAACACTTGCGCGCGTAAACACCGGCATTACAGTACCGCTGTGGCTCATCCGCATTGACTATATTTTTCACTCACATCACTGGCAAGCTGTGTCCGCGCGAATTGGTTCATGGGACGGCTACTCCGATCATCGTCCCGTAATCGCAAAATTAGTTTTGACCCAGGATGCTAAATGATTTCTCTCAATGGCGAACACTTTACGCTCGACGATGTTGTTGCGATTGCACGCGATAACGCACCCGTCGCACTTGCCGATACCGCGCGACCCAGGATTGACGCGAGCCGCGCCTGGGTGGACGACTTGCTCGCGCGCGGCGCGCCGACGGTCTACGGTATCAACACCGGCTTTGGCGTTTTCGCCAACGTGCCGATTCACGCCGATCAATCCGCGCGGCTAATGCGAAACCTGATTCTCAGTCACAGCGCGGGCGTCGGCGATCCGCTCCCCGAACAAGTCGTCCGCGCGACGATGGCGATACGCGCGAACACACTCGCCAAGGGATTCTCCGGCGTGCGCGCAGTTGTGATTGAAACACTAATCGCAATGTTGAATCGCGGCGTCCACCCGATCATTCCGTCGAAAGGGTCCGTCGGCGCGAGCGGCGACCTCGCGCCACTCTCACATCTCGTCCTCGTTCTCTCGCGCGATGCGGACGATCGCGACGAAGAATCGGGCGAAGCGATTTATCGCGGCGAACGCGTGAGTGGCAAACGCGCGATGGAACTCGCCGGGATTCCGCGCATCGAACTGCAAGCGAAAGAGGGACTCGCGCTCAACAATGGCGCGACTGTTTCGGCGGCAATCGCATCGTTCGCGATTGCGGACGCGGAGAATCTCGCGCGGCACGCGGACATCGCGGTAGCGTTGTCGCTCGAAGCGATGGTCGGTCGGTCGTCGCCGTTCGACGAGCGGATTCACCGCGCGGCGGGGCACGCCGGACAAATCGAGACGGCGCGCAACATTCGCGCGTTGATCGAGCAGAGTCAACTGCTCGATTCAACGCGCAAGGTGCAGGACGCGTACTCGTTTCGCTGCGCGCCCCAGGTCATCGGCGCGGCGCGCGATGCCATTGCGTACGCGCACAAAATCATCACCGAAGAAATCAACGCGGCGACGGACAATCCGTTGATCTTTCTCGACATCGCCGACGAGAACAAATCGCGTTCGGGCGGCAACTTTCACGGCGAGGGGATTGCGTTCACGATGAACTTGCTCGCCATGGCAGTTGCGGAGATCGGCAGCATTTCCGAGCGACGCGTGTTTCGCTTGACGAGCGCGCATCTCAGCGATGGCTTGCCGATGATGCTCGTCGAAGGCGGCGGCGCGAACAGCGGCTTGATGATGGCGCAAGTCACTGCCGCCGCACTCGTTTCGGACAACAAAACGCTCGCGCATCCCGACAGCGTGGACTCGATTCCGACGAGCGCGGATCAAGAGGATCACGTTTCGATGTCCACGAACGCGGCGCGTCACGCGCGCGAGATCGTGTGGAACACAACGCGCGTCCTTGCGATTGAATTGATCGCGGCGGCGCAAGGCATTGATCTGCGTTTGAAAAACCTGGGACGCGGGGTCGAGATGCTGGGACGCGGGACGCGCGCGCTTCACGCGCAGATTCGCGCGGCGATTCCGTTCCTGGATCGCGATCGCGTGCTCGCGCCAGATATTGAACGCGTAGTGGAGTTGATCCAAGGCAAAGAATTGATCACTGCTGATCCGCGCGCTCCCACCACATAAACGTCGCGAGCATTCCGGCGAGACTCGTGAGCGCGACGATCACAAAACTGATCGCGCCGAGATTCGCGGTTTGCACGCCAGCCGTTCCGGCGAACAACGCAGGCACCGACCACGGAAAGTACTCGCCCCACCCCATCACCGCGAGGACTTGAGCGAAAAGAATCGCGAGAATCGTGATGCCCATCGGCGGCAAATAGCCGCGTCCCGCGCTCGCGGAAAACACAATCGGTGTCACAAGCGCGATTGTGAGAACCGACGTGATCGCGAGCGTGGCGCCGCCTTGCACCAAGATTTCGATTGGCGCTGGCGCGAGGGCAACCGCGTTGCCCACACCGAGACCGATGATAAAACTCAGCGCGGACAAGGCGAATGTCCACACTGCGACGACGATCAGCTTGCTCATCACAATCACAGAACGCGCGGTCGGCAGCGCGAGCCAATCCTTCACCGTGCGGTCGGCAAACTCGCGCCCGAACACCCAGGTCGCGACAAGTCCGAACAGAACGATGCCCCCAATCGCCTCCGCCTGCGCGAGGAAACCCAGGTACGTTTGCCAATCCGCCGAGCCAGCCGCGATTTGCGCTTTAGCGCTGATGAGTCCGGCGCGTCGCGCGAATTCAGGATCGCGGAGAATAACCATGAACAAGCCGCCCACGAGCGGCGCAATCGAAAATCCGAGCGCGGTCAACAGCGGCATTTTGGAACGACGCACTTTGAGAAACTCAACCCAGAGTGCCTGCGATAAATTGTTCATCCCGTTTCTTTCATAAATTGGACGCGGAGCGGTCCGCGTCCAAATCATCTGTCATCCCGACAAGCCGCAAAAAATAATGTTCGAGATCTTCTTGCTCGACGTTGAGCATCGTCGGCGCATGACCCGCATTCACGAGCCGCGTCGCAATGTCGTCCGGGCATTCGACCGCACGCGCGTCCTTCACTTCGATGAAATCGTCTTGGGTAACTATCGTTGCAAAGCCGGACGCGACGAGCGCGGCGCGCGCGGCGCGATTATCGCGCGTACGAATGACGAGGCGACGGTAACGATTGCGTTCGAGTTCATCCACGTTCAACTCTTGGAGCAAGCGTCCGCGATGAATGATGCCGATGCGTTGCGCGAGCCGCGCCACTTCGCCGAGAATGTGGCTCGACATGAACACGGTGACGCCCTGCTCTTGCGCAAGTTCGCGCAAGAGGTTGCGAATCTCGACAATGCCGGCGGGATCGAGTCCGTTCGCCGGTTCGTCGAGAAGAAGCAACTTGGGCGCGTGCATCAACGCTTTGGCGAGTCCCAGTCGTTGCGCGTTGCCGAGCGATAGCGTGCCGGCGCGGCGATCCGCGTACGCGCTCAACCCCAAACGTTCGATGATGCGCTCGACCGCGCGCGCGTCCGTGCCGGGACGCAGACGCCGGATCGCGTCGAGATTTTCGCGGACGGTGAGTTCGGGGTACGCGTTCGGTGTTTCGACGAGATAGCCAACCGCGTCCCAGGGTGGCTCGTCCCGAGCGCGAAGACGCGTACCGAGCAAAACCGCTTCACCGGCAGTTGGCTTGATCATGCCAAGCAACATGCGGATCGTCGTCGTCTTGCCTGCGCCGTTGAGACCCAGGAATGCGTAGATTTCGCCGGTTGCGACGCGCAGATCCAAGTTATCCACCGCGGTCACATTGCCATAGCGCTTGCCGAGATGATGTGTTTCGATAGCTGGGTTCATTGCTGTTTAGCGTCCAAAATACAACGCGGCAAAATTCACCAATCCAAAAATCAATGCCGCGAGTGAAATGAGCACGAACATTGAACGCAAGCTACTCGTGCCGCGCACTACGGACGACCACGCCACCATCGCCAGCCCTACCGCAAAAATCAACACGACGAATTGATAACGATCGGCTCTCTCGCCGGCTTGCTGTCCTTCTTCAAATTTGGCGACCGCTTTGGAGTACAATTCGTCCGCTTCCTTGTTCATCTCATCGTAATACTTGTCGTCGAACGGACCCTCTGGACGTTTGACGCTCGCTTTGAGCTCGTCTGAAAAATTATCTTGATAGTACTCGGTGAGATCGGCGTTGCTTTTTTGATGGGTAAAATATCCATCATACATCGCGTAATCTTGCAAAATATGTTGGTTCGTG
This sequence is a window from Chloroflexota bacterium. Protein-coding genes within it:
- a CDS encoding YncE family protein translates to MNAMKIFPLALVLTSLLVACANATPSPTPFTAPTNTLAIPSATPLATIAPRAFTAYQQFALRDVPGAGRHPVALAMANGTLYALNWVSRNIAVLQNDRVARFIPLDAAPNAFVADPAQNRLFIATDDKMLRVFVNEQPTQALNIGDTARALLLIENRLFVGLDARGEILVLDPATLKIETRLTVPNSFTIIRLAGDATRHRVFANAYEKTAVIDSTNVRVISTITAKGSYQTLLADPPNDQALIGIYDSQTQTSFLTAFDPQTGKSSARVRLGGDPREAIANRDGSRVYVANSFTNDVSVIDPRAMSNLATIAVGLQPWSLALDENARRLYVGNYESDSISVINTDNNQVLATIPLAMMPTALAANESAGRVYLANASTDSVFVIEVSRVAREIAVGRHPSALVRDASSNRILVANQADRTLSIIDETTFAVRATQPITRYVTSVEVDAPRGRVFVNDVILDYNSLSPVGALTARGFTLNSIITPTGVRVNPNTGHIYATGSNGVPGSNSRVVTYSMDRATLAQRGTLSYSGNTAFLDLDPLTNRVFLAGTHPLAQTHELGVYDINDTKIFSLPLPARTTGMVFNPQTRHLFLAHAGSTTFTSTRQPTADNTIQVLDTDSFGEVARIALDAPGMMTRLGNTIYVATNQGTVALIQDTHAPMPPSPTPTFTSTPYPTLPPLTPRALATPSITRAPAVTTPTCALALGTIASQKWSPQLATRLGCATELERATNFATQVFEQGAMLWREDEKRIYVLFADKTWAQFDDAWNATLPEDSCPNIVAPASGKPKRGFGKVWCEKTNARAKLGLAISAEIGYAVPAQRFERGVIFASNPANRVWVLYANGTWE
- the argF gene encoding ornithine carbamoyltransferase, with protein sequence MKHFLAIADLSSAELAQYLSTAKKLKAEWRKSGNKPILKNKTLGMVFQKPSLRTRVSFDMGMLHLGGQALYLSPNEIGLGQRESIADVSRVLSRYVDGIMARVFAHAHVTELAQFASVPVINGLSDWEHPCQALADALTIVEHLGTLKGLKVVFFGDGNNVARSLMFACALGGAEFVCASPQGYSLDDASVNQARALGGKVSLTQDPRQAAQGADVLYADVWASMGQEAEAAERAKIFPPFQVNEELVALAKPHAIVLHCLPAHRGLEITDAVMDGAHSVVFDQAENRMHAQKAILALLMGGASKKPKAKSKK
- a CDS encoding HD domain-containing protein produces the protein MSDLPITVNDLRRDDEVVTYLRAANAMMNAFGYTEHGERHAGLVAHIAQNILTRLDYPPRQAELAAMAGLLHDAGNLIHRDGHTLAGALLAREILLRLKMPFDEIALVMGAIGNHEEPIGVVASPVVAAVIIADKADVHVSRVQNPDPKTFDIHDRVNYAVQRSFVRVDRDAKTITLELEIDTTISAVSEYFEIFLNRMLMCRRAAQFLGCQFALMINNNRLM
- a CDS encoding HAD family phosphatase, with the protein product MAIQAVIFDLGGVILRTEDQTARRKWEARLGLREGELERAVFGCDASVRASIGKADDDDVWNSVAARFGFKDGDAKQFRHDFFAGDHIDVTLVQFIRDLRPQYKTGILSNAWLSARRTIMERFGLDQVVDTIVISAEEGIAKPDARIYQLAAQRLSVAPTDAIFVDDMPENAEGARRVGMRGVQFKNTAQAISEVKQYLGE
- a CDS encoding metallophosphoesterase family protein, giving the protein MKIGVLADTHIPTILPALPPRILELFNGIDIILHVGDVCDLTVLQQLEPIAQTFAVSGDQDSPEVKKYLQEKQRLEFSERAVGLVHGHRALTDGGFVRRMVYRFNREKQRQDLYAGVLREFDNVDAIIFGHTHEPYIKMHGGVLLFNPGSVARPTNANSRGTVGILEITPFAIKGRIVPL